The genomic window AGAAAGCCATCGCGGTTCTGGGGCAAACGCACCAGATGGAAGGCGATACGGTCGAACTGGCTTCTGCGAAGACCGGTCTTGATACAGGCGTGCTCAGCCAATTGGTCGAACAGATCGGCGGCGAAGGCTCGCTCACCCATTTTGCCGAGGCGATCAAGAACGATCCCTCCTCGCTCATGGGACTGCTCGACCGCGATGGCGACGGCAATCCACTGGACGACATCGCCGATATCGCAAGCGGCCTGTTCGGCAAAAAATAATCGCGCCGTTTAGGCGGCATAGGATTGGGGGGAAGTGCATTGAGCCTTGCAGCCATGCTTCAACAAACGGGCGCGATTTCATCGATGGCGCGCGAACTTGGAATTGACGAAAGAACCGCGCAAACCGCTGCGGGGGCACTTTTGCCGGCGATCGTTGCTGGCATGGGCCGCAGCGCCACAGGCGGCAATTCAACGCCTGATCCATTGGGCGGGCTCGGAGGCCTTGCGGGCGCTTTGCTCGGTGGCAGCAGTGCGCAAGGCGGCGCGGCTGGTGGATTGGGCGGATTGATCGGAGGCGGGCTGCTCGATGCGGTTCTCGGCTCTGCCCCGACACCCACGCAGCCGGGAAACGATATTCTTGGAAACATTTTTGGCACCAAGGATGTGAGCCGCTCGGTCGCTGGCGAAGTGGCCGGGATCACGGGCATTGATGAGGGGCTTTTGAAAAAGATGCTTCCCATCCTCGCCATGGCGGTCGCAGGCTATATGGCCAAACAGGCGAGCGCCGGTGGTGGCCAACAGCAGAGCGGCGGCGGCCTTGGCGGGATTCTTGGCTCAATCGTCGGCGGAATGATGCAGCGATAACCAAGCCGGATTCAAACGAAAAACGCCGCGTGAGCCAATTGGCCCACGCGGCGTTTTAGTTTGGTGTTTGCCGAAGTGATCAGTCTTTCAGATGGGCTGGCACAATGCCGCCCGCTGCCGCCATTTGCGCAAGCACCGCTTTATGCAGCGCAATGTTGTCTTCAGCGGTGCCGGAATAATCAGTGTTACCCATCTCAATCGCGAGCGCCTTGCGGTTTTCATAGCTTGGGTCAATCCGCACCAGCTTCATCAGATCGACAATCGAGGTTTGCCAGTTGAGCTTGTCTGAACCGGGAATGCTGGCGATGCGCGCTTCCACATCCTCAGCGCTGATCGCGGCGCGTTTTGGCGGGGTGGCGGGCGCTGCGGCAGGAGCGGCTGCGGGCGCTTTTTCTGCTGGCTTTGCCTCGTCTTCGTCATCACCAAAGATAGCGTTAGAAATCGAACTGAAAATTCCCATGTTTCCCTCCTGAATTGGTACAGGCATAAGGCTACCCACGCGTGGGCAATAATTCCAGCGCATTTACAACTGATGACAAAAGGGAAAGTGACGCGGTGATGACCGATCTGGTGTTCTCAATCGTGATACTTGCGGCCATTCTGCTGATCCTGGGCGCGTTTGCCTATTGGCGGCGGACGGGGGCGGTGAAGCAGCCTGTGCTGATGGTCGTCCTTGCCCTGATTGCCATTGGTAACGTGCTGATCTGGACGATCCCGACGAGCGATGGCACCGCCCCGGTTGACAAAATCGAAGCGGCCGAGGCGGATTAGCGCCCCGACCGCTGGTCTTGGCCTATTCAGGGATCCGCCAGTTTACGACGCTTGAATAAGTGCCAGCGACAGAGGCGCCTCTTTCATCCTTGGCCGGATTGAAGACGGCGCGTGAGCTGATCAACTGGCACGTCGCCCGGTCGAGAGCCTCATAGCCAGTGGAGCCTGTCACCGTGCAATCGGTGACCTTGCCGCTCGCATTGACCTTGAGGGTGAAGCGCGCATTGCCTTCATATCCGCGCCTGATCCAGCTGGTGCGATAGTCCGAGGTGGAAATCCAGTTGCGGGGATTGCCGCGCGGGGATGCAGCCACGGGGTCAAAAATTGGCGCGGGCGCAAAGACTTCGGGAAGTTCGACAGCGTCGAGGCCAGTGCCCCAATCCTCAGTCAGCGTGCCGCCGGTTGTGAGGGGGCCTGAGCCTGTAAAGGTAACGGCCGGATCGGGGGCAGGGGCTGGTCGCGGTGTGTCGGGACGCGGCGCAGGGTTGGTCCGGGGATTGATTTCGTCAGTCTTTTCAACCTCGAAGATTTCCGGCGTTATTACCACATCGGGCACGTCGGTCGCCTTGGGATTTGGCACAGGCGGCGCGATGACGATCTTGACGGCGAGGCCAGCGACAAGGATGGCACCAACGGTTGCGGGGACGCCCAAAGCGCCGACAACGGCGAGGGGGTTGGGGCGGTTCGCGGTGGTCGCGTAATTCATGATTCTTCTCCTCTCATGATGTGCGATGAGTGGAGCCTCTCACGAGTTGTTGCGAGTGCCAAGCAATATCGAGTTGCAATTGGCGACGGGTCGCGGGATGCAACCTTTTGTTTTTGCGCACGCCCATCCGGGCGCGCGTCCTCGCTAGATGGGCAGGCAAGCTGCCCCCGCTGCGGGCGGGCGGTCGCCCTTGCGACGCCTGCGGCGTCGTTCTGGCAAAGTTTGGCTGGAGCATCGCGGAGCACGGTCGCGGCAGCGACCGCAAGCACGACCGTGCGCCCGCAGCGGGGCCGGAGCAAAGCGGAGGCCGTCTAGCGAGGATGAGGGCGCGGATGCGCCCTCGCAAAGCAAAAAAACTCTTATTTAATCGGACAATCCGGCGACAGGCGGAAGTCGAGGTAGTTGTCGACGCTCGCCATCATGTCTTCCATTTCATTCTCAAAGAAATGGTTGGCGCGCGGGATTTCGTCATGGTGGATCGTGATGTGCTTTTGCGTGCGCAGCTTATCGACGAGCTTTTGCACAGCGCTTGGCTGAACCACAGTGTCAGCGGCGCCTTGCACGAAAATGCCAGAGGCAGGGCAAGGAGCAAGGAAACTGAAGTCGTACATATTCGCGGGCGGCGCAACCGAGATAAAGCCGCGCACTTCGGGGCGACGCATAAGCAGCTGCATCCCGATCAGCGCTCCGAAGGAATAGCCCGCAACCCAGGTTTGTTGTGCTTCGGGGTGGATTGACTGAACCCAGTCCAGCGCGGAGGCTGCATCGGATAGCTCGCCAATGCCATTGTCGAACGAGCCTTGCGAGCGGCCAACCCCGCGAAAGTTGAAACGAAGCGTTGCAAAACCGCGATCCACGAAGGTTTTGTAAAGTCGCTGAACGACCCGGTCATTCATTGTGCCGCCGCCCTCAGGGTGCGGATGCAGGATCATGGCAACAGGTGCGCGCGGGCGCGGTGGAGGTGAAAAACGACCTTCAAGACGGCCCTCTGGACCGGGAAAGATGACGGATGGCATCAAATGACCTTTGTGAAATGAGTTGCGCTGTAACACCGGCTGGTGCCAGCGGGTGAGCACCCTATATAAGCACTTGTGAGAAAGCGCAATTTGTTAAGAATCGTTCGCATTAAGGCCTGTTTTTGATCGACCGAATATATCTAGACCATGCCGCTACTACGCCGCTGCGCCCGGAAGCGCGCGCCGCGATGGCGGAAGGGTTTTCGCTTTGGGCGAATCCATCCAGCCCGCACGCAGAAGGCCGCCGCGCGAAGAATGCGCTCGAAGATGCACGGGCACGGATCAAGGCGGCGTGCGATTGGGATGGCGAAGTGATCTTCACCAGCGGGGCGAGCGAGGCTCTGTGGATTGCTCTCAACCGCGCCAAAGCCACGCGCCGCATCGTGAGTGCGGTCGAGCATGATGCAGTGTTTCGCGCCGCGCCCGATGCGAAAGTGTCGGATGATGAAAGCACGTTCGATGCGTCGACCATCCTCGCGGTCCAGCACGTCAATTCGGAAACCGGCGTGATCAATCCGGTCGGCGCTATGGCTGAAACACTGGCACCAACCGGAGCGGTGCTTCTGTCCGATTGCTCGCAGTCGGCGGGTAAACTTGCACTGCCCAAGGCCGATATGCTGGTGGTATCGGCGCATAAGCTTGGCGGACCTATCGGCATTGGCGCATTGTTGGTGCGCGACTGGAACCTGCTTGAGCCAACAGGCGGGCATGAGCGCGGCTATCGTCAGGGAACCGAGAATATGCCGGGCTCGCTCGGCTTTGCTGCTGCGCTTGAGGCAGGCGAGTGGGCGACCACGCCCGATGATCGCGCGGGGTTCGCAAAAGAGCTTGGCGAAGACGTACTCACCTTCGGTGATCAGACTGACTACATCTTTGCGCTCGCTCATCCGACCATGAGTGCACAGGCTCTTCTGATCCGCCTCGATGCAATGGGTATTGCCGTGTCGGCAGGAAGCGCGTGTTCCTCGGGGACGCTTAAGAAGAGCCGTGTGCTCGATGCTTTTGGCGTGAGCGATGAAGTCGCCGCGCGCACCATCCGCGTGAGCCTTGGTTGGAATACCACCACGGCGGAATTGGACCGGTTTTTGGAGGCATGGAAGTCGCTCACATGATCTATCTCGACAACCAGGCCACCACGCCGCTCGCACCCGAAGCGCGCGATGCGATGATCCGTTGGCTCGATGGGCCGGATGGCATGGGCTTTGGCAATCCGCACAGCCCGCACAAGCTTGGCCGCCAAGCTGCTGCTGCGGTTGAGGCCGCGCGCGATCATGTGGCGGCGCTCTTTCCGGCTGGCGGCAAAGTCATCTTCACAAGCGGCGCGACCGAGGCGCTGAACCTCGCCATTCGAGGGACCAGCGGGAAGGGCAGCGTTGTTTTCTCCGCCATTGAACACTCCGCCGTTGGAGACACGGCGCGCGATGCGGGGCTTTCCAAAATGCTTGAAGTGGACGCGCGCGGGATCTGCGATCCTTCACAGGATATTGGTGCGGGCGCACGGCTGATCGCTGTGATGCAGGTCAACAATGAGATCGGCACGATCCAGCCCACGCGTGACTGGCACGAACGCGCCAAGCGGGAAAACGCGCTGTTCCTCGTCGACGCGGTACAGGCTTATGGCAAGATGCCGGTTGCGGGCGCGGATATGCTTGCGGTGTCAGCCCACAAATTGAACGGTCCCAAGGGCGTTGGCGCCCTGTGGGTGCGCGATGGCGTGGAGCTTCAGCAAGTGCAAACCGGCGGCGGGCAAGAGCATGGCCTTCGCTCCGGCACATTGTCGCCGGCGCTCATCGCCGGATTTGGCGCGGCGGCCAAGCTTGCCAAAGAACGGATGGAGCAGGACGCTGCTCACGCAGAGGCGCTATGGAACCGCGCGCGGGAGCATTTTGCGGGCTGGACCCTCAACGGCAGCGACACATCGCGCTGGTATGGCAATATGAATATCCGAAAGGATGGCCTCGACGTGGCGCGCCTCATGTCGGATTGCCGCAATGTGATGTTCAGCGCCGGGAGTGCCTGCGCCAGCGGGTCGGGCCGGCCCAGCCACGTGCTGAAAGCCATCGGTCTTAGCGATGCTGAAGCGAAAAGCTCTATCCGCCTGGGGTGGGGGCGCTACACCACGCTTGACGATATTGACGAAGCGGCCAAAACCATCCTTGCAGCGGCCAAAGATCAGGAGCTTTGGGGGTAATCCTATGACGATCACAGTGAATTTCATCGACCCCAAGGGCAATCCAGTCACGGCCAAGGGTGAGGTTGGCGACAACCTTTTGAAAGTCGGACAGGCAGCGGGGCTCCCGCTTGAGGGCACGTGCGAGGGGCAGATGGCTTGCTCAACCTGCCACGTAATCGTCGCGGGCGAATGGTTCGAAAAACTGGATGATGCTTCCGAAGAGGAAGAAGATATGCTCGATTTCGCCGCAGGAGTGCGCCGCACCTCGCGATTGTCTTGTCAGATCGATCTGACCGAAGAACTGGATGGTCTTACCGTCACCGTTCCGGGCGAAAGCCACGACGCGCGCGGACTTTAGATACAAAAAGCCCCGCCACACTGGTTGAGCGGGCGGGGCTTTTTAGCTGGTTTTCAGCCCGGTTAGATGTGTTCAACGACATTTTCGGCGGGAATTTTCACCGCGTCGATCAGCGCCTCTGTAAAGGCTGGAATGTCGTCCGGGTTGCGGCTGGTGATGAGATTTCCATCGACCGCGACCTTGCGATCAATCACATCGCCGCCTGCGTTCTTGAGGTCGGTGCGCACTGATGGCCATGCGGTGACGACTTTACCATCGACGAGGCCCGCTTCGATCAGCAGCCAAGGTGCGTGACAGATCGCCGCGATCGGCTTGTCCTGTTTGTCGAACGATTTGATCAGGTCGATGACTGTATCGTTCAGGCGCAGAACGTCGGGGTTGATTTGACCACCGGGCAGCAGCAGGCCGTCAAAATCATCGGCGCTCACTTTGTCTACGGTCGTTTCGACCTGGACATCGCTGCCCCAGTCGCCGTCTTCCCAGCCTTTGATCGTGCCGGTTTCAAGGCTTGCCACGACCGTCTCGGCTCCGGCTTCTTCAAGCAGCTTTTTGGGTTGTTCCAGCTCTGATTGTTCAAAGCCGTCGGTTGCGATGATGAGAATGCGTTTCATGTCTCGTGTGCTCCTTTTCATTCGTGTCTTCATCCCTGCTTAGGGATGAGCTGCCGGTTCGTTCCAAATTGCGCAAAAGGACGCCCCAAACCGCTTTCCCAACAATTGGGAATATGAACCAATGTTCAGGATTGTCACGAATTGAAAACGGGCGGGAGCTGCAGAAAAATCGCGGATTTCTGCGGTTTTTCGAGTTTGGCACGGCCCCTGCAAAGTAGTTGGCATACAGCGGAAACAACCCGCAAACAGCTTAAGTAACCTTTTCAAACGGAGACACGAACCATGACTACAATCGCCAACAACTTCGCAGCAGCCGCTTTCTCGGTTCTGATTTCGGCAAGCCTCTTCGCTTACGCAATCGTGCCAGCAAGCCCGCTCGCATTCGCATAAATCCAACCCGACACACCGAACTCATTCAAAGGAATTTCAACATGACCATCGCCGCCAATAACTTCGTTGCCGCAGCTTTCAGCCTCGTCGTTTCAGCTGCTCTTTTCTCTTACGCGATCCTCCCTGCCAGCCCACAGCTTCTCGCCTAAGCTGGCCGGTCCGGAGGCAGACGCGACCACCCTCAAAGGACCCATATCATGACCCGCACGAACAACCTTTTTGCATTCGCCCTTTCGATTATCACCAGCACCACGCTTTTCGCCTACGCTATTCTCCCCGCAAGCCCCGGCATAATTGCGTGACACCCCGCTAGCCACCGTCCCCTTTTCCAAGGCTAGCACCCGCCCAAGGGCGCATCGGCTCCTTCCCCTAACGGTCCGATGCGCCCTTTTTGCGTGTTGTGAAGAGCGGGCAAACGCGGTTCCACTCAGGCGGAAAACCGTGTTAAGCTAGGGCCATGTTTACACAGATCAAGAAATGGGCGCTTTGTGCAGCGCTCGCTGTTTTCGCCCTCTTCCCCGCAGCAGCCAATGCGGGAGGCAAATACGCGCTTCTCATCGGCAATTCCGATTATGAGCAGCAAGGCGAAGGCAAATCCTGGACCAAGCTTCCCAACCCTGCGAATGATATTGCCCTGGTCGGCAGATCGCTGAACGCTATCGGTTTCGAGGTCACCAGCCTTACCAATGGCGATTGGCGCGAAATGCGCGATACCATCCGCGATTTCAGCAACTCCATCGGTGATGCAGATATTGTGGTGTTCTATTTCGCCGGGCACGGCTTTGAATATGGACGGCGCAATTACCTTGTCCCGGTTGATGCCAGCCTTGAGGCGAGCGCTGATGACATCGACAAAACCTTTATCGAATTCGAGGATTTGGCAGAGCGCCTTTATAACGAAGGCACGACCATCTTTATGCTC from Erythrobacter sp. SCSIO 43205 includes these protein-coding regions:
- a CDS encoding DUF3597 family protein, whose amino-acid sequence is MGIFSSISNAIFGDDEDEAKPAEKAPAAAPAAAPATPPKRAAISAEDVEARIASIPGSDKLNWQTSIVDLMKLVRIDPSYENRKALAIEMGNTDYSGTAEDNIALHKAVLAQMAAAGGIVPAHLKD
- a CDS encoding type 1 glutamine amidotransferase domain-containing protein; its protein translation is MKRILIIATDGFEQSELEQPKKLLEEAGAETVVASLETGTIKGWEDGDWGSDVQVETTVDKVSADDFDGLLLPGGQINPDVLRLNDTVIDLIKSFDKQDKPIAAICHAPWLLIEAGLVDGKVVTAWPSVRTDLKNAGGDVIDRKVAVDGNLITSRNPDDIPAFTEALIDAVKIPAENVVEHI
- a CDS encoding cysteine desulfurase family protein; amino-acid sequence: MIDRIYLDHAATTPLRPEARAAMAEGFSLWANPSSPHAEGRRAKNALEDARARIKAACDWDGEVIFTSGASEALWIALNRAKATRRIVSAVEHDAVFRAAPDAKVSDDESTFDASTILAVQHVNSETGVINPVGAMAETLAPTGAVLLSDCSQSAGKLALPKADMLVVSAHKLGGPIGIGALLVRDWNLLEPTGGHERGYRQGTENMPGSLGFAAALEAGEWATTPDDRAGFAKELGEDVLTFGDQTDYIFALAHPTMSAQALLIRLDAMGIAVSAGSACSSGTLKKSRVLDAFGVSDEVAARTIRVSLGWNTTTAELDRFLEAWKSLT
- a CDS encoding alpha/beta hydrolase, translated to MPSVIFPGPEGRLEGRFSPPPRPRAPVAMILHPHPEGGGTMNDRVVQRLYKTFVDRGFATLRFNFRGVGRSQGSFDNGIGELSDAASALDWVQSIHPEAQQTWVAGYSFGALIGMQLLMRRPEVRGFISVAPPANMYDFSFLAPCPASGIFVQGAADTVVQPSAVQKLVDKLRTQKHITIHHDEIPRANHFFENEMEDMMASVDNYLDFRLSPDCPIK
- a CDS encoding enoyl-CoA hydratase encodes the protein MTTIANNFAAAAFSVLISASLFAYAIVPASPLAFA
- a CDS encoding enoyl-CoA hydratase; this encodes MTRTNNLFAFALSIITSTTLFAYAILPASPGIIA
- a CDS encoding 2Fe-2S iron-sulfur cluster-binding protein, coding for MTITVNFIDPKGNPVTAKGEVGDNLLKVGQAAGLPLEGTCEGQMACSTCHVIVAGEWFEKLDDASEEEEDMLDFAAGVRRTSRLSCQIDLTEELDGLTVTVPGESHDARGL
- a CDS encoding cysteine desulfurase family protein, with the protein product MIYLDNQATTPLAPEARDAMIRWLDGPDGMGFGNPHSPHKLGRQAAAAVEAARDHVAALFPAGGKVIFTSGATEALNLAIRGTSGKGSVVFSAIEHSAVGDTARDAGLSKMLEVDARGICDPSQDIGAGARLIAVMQVNNEIGTIQPTRDWHERAKRENALFLVDAVQAYGKMPVAGADMLAVSAHKLNGPKGVGALWVRDGVELQQVQTGGGQEHGLRSGTLSPALIAGFGAAAKLAKERMEQDAAHAEALWNRAREHFAGWTLNGSDTSRWYGNMNIRKDGLDVARLMSDCRNVMFSAGSACASGSGRPSHVLKAIGLSDAEAKSSIRLGWGRYTTLDDIDEAAKTILAAAKDQELWG
- a CDS encoding enoyl-CoA hydratase, which encodes MTIAANNFVAAAFSLVVSAALFSYAILPASPQLLA
- a CDS encoding DUF937 domain-containing protein, giving the protein MSLAAMLQQTGAISSMARELGIDERTAQTAAGALLPAIVAGMGRSATGGNSTPDPLGGLGGLAGALLGGSSAQGGAAGGLGGLIGGGLLDAVLGSAPTPTQPGNDILGNIFGTKDVSRSVAGEVAGITGIDEGLLKKMLPILAMAVAGYMAKQASAGGGQQQSGGGLGGILGSIVGGMMQR
- a CDS encoding energy transducer TonB; amino-acid sequence: MNYATTANRPNPLAVVGALGVPATVGAILVAGLAVKIVIAPPVPNPKATDVPDVVITPEIFEVEKTDEINPRTNPAPRPDTPRPAPAPDPAVTFTGSGPLTTGGTLTEDWGTGLDAVELPEVFAPAPIFDPVAASPRGNPRNWISTSDYRTSWIRRGYEGNARFTLKVNASGKVTDCTVTGSTGYEALDRATCQLISSRAVFNPAKDERGASVAGTYSSVVNWRIPE